The Brassica oleracea var. oleracea cultivar TO1000 chromosome C6, BOL, whole genome shotgun sequence genome includes a region encoding these proteins:
- the LOC106298385 gene encoding uncharacterized protein LOC106298385 — protein sequence MAGSSLPSSLLTQGGPALLFSSSNQVSEAKCQLVVTSGKRSLVRCLAKKKISFVDQILDYIEGGPKLRKWYGAPELLPKDGSSSEEDDEAEEQEEDALDGVKDTVFVTDGDSDVGQMIILQLIVKGTRVKALVKDKRKAMEAFGAYVELTSGDASDERFLRKVFRGVGAIISPTEGFLSNVKSLKSVKHVVLLSQLSVYESSGGIEAMMNSKAKKLAEGDEKAVISSNVPYTIIRTGKLENSPGGNQGFNFSSDAATKGSLSKEDAARICIEALSVIPPTGLIFEVSNGEEVVSDWEGQLMKLMQRQKK from the exons ATGGCTGGTTCTTCTCTACCTTCATCTCTCCTCACTCAAGGAGGACCTGCTTTACTATTCTCTTCTTCGAATCAAGTCTCAGAAGCTAAGTGTCAACTTGTGGTTACATCTGGAAAACGCTCTCTTGTTCGTTGCTTGGCTAAGAAGAAAATCAGTTTTGTGGATCAAATCCTCGATTACATCGAAG GCGGTCCTAAGCTTAGGAAATGGTATGGAGCGCCTGAGCTTTTGCCAAAGGACGGATCATCAAGTGAAGAAGACGATGAAGCAGAGGAACAAGAAGAAGACGCTCTTGATGGAGTCAAAGACACTGTTTTTGTAACGGACGGAGACAGTGACGTTGGTCAG ATGATTATACTGCAACTGATTGTGAAAGGCACTCGTGTTAAAGCACTTGTCAAGGACAAGAGAAAGGCTATGGAAGCTTTTGGAGCTTATGTTGAG TTAACGTCTGGAGATGCAAGTGACGAGCGTTTCTTAAGGAAGGTTTTTAGAGGCGTTGGTGCAATCATATCCCCAACT GAGGGTTTCTTATCAAATGTCAAGAGCTTAAAAAGTGTGAAACATGTAGTTCTCTTGTCTCAG TTGTCTGTTTATGAAAGCAGCGGTGGAATTGAAGCTATGATGAATAGCAAAGCTAAAAAATTAGCTGAGGGAGATGAAAAAGCAGTTATATCTTCTAATGTACCTTATACAATCATAAGAACAGGCAAGCTGGAGAACAGTCCTGGTGGGAACCAAGGGTTCAACTTCAGCTCG GATGCTGCAACCAAAGGAAGCTTAAGCAAGGAAGACGCTGCTCGTATATGTATTGAAGCTCTAAGTGTGATCCCACCAACAGGATTGATATTTGAG GTTTCTAATGGAGAAGAGGTTGTTTCTGACTGGGAAGGACAGTTGATGAAACTGATGCAGAGACAAAAGAAGTAA